A genomic region of Mesorhizobium sp. NZP2077 contains the following coding sequences:
- a CDS encoding GTP-binding protein, whose amino-acid sequence MSGFPIPVSVLTGFLGAGKTTLLNRLLKDPALADTAVIINELGEVAIDHLLVEQASDGIIQLSDGCLCCTVRGELVDTLADLVDRLQTGRIARLARVIVETTGLADPAPVLQSIMAHPALVQAFRLDGVITLVDAVNGNATLDAHVEAVKQVAVADRIVLSKADLVTDAGDLETLRSRLRQINPGAELLDAGNSKTGVAALFDCGLYNPATKSADVRRWLGEEAAHDHDHHHHGHDHGHDHDHDHGHRHDQRVRSYSLVHDGPVPFSAIEMFLDLLRSTHGEKLLRMKGVIELQEDRSRPLVIHGVQKILHPPARLPAWPDGQRGTRLVLITLDMPEDYVRRLFAAFTNRPSIDTPDRAALENNPLAISGR is encoded by the coding sequence ATGAGCGGCTTTCCTATCCCCGTCTCGGTGCTGACCGGCTTCCTCGGCGCCGGCAAGACGACATTGCTCAACCGGCTCTTGAAGGATCCGGCACTGGCCGACACGGCGGTGATCATCAACGAGCTCGGCGAGGTGGCGATCGACCATCTGCTGGTCGAGCAGGCTTCCGACGGCATCATCCAGCTTTCGGATGGCTGCCTGTGCTGCACGGTGCGCGGTGAACTGGTCGACACGCTTGCCGACCTGGTCGACCGGTTGCAGACCGGCCGTATCGCCAGGCTTGCTCGCGTCATCGTCGAGACCACGGGGCTTGCCGACCCGGCGCCGGTGCTGCAGTCGATCATGGCGCATCCGGCACTTGTCCAGGCCTTCCGCCTCGACGGCGTCATCACGCTTGTCGACGCGGTCAATGGCAATGCCACGCTCGATGCGCATGTCGAGGCGGTCAAGCAGGTCGCCGTCGCCGACCGCATCGTGCTGAGCAAGGCCGACCTGGTGACCGATGCCGGCGACCTCGAAACACTGCGGAGCCGCTTGCGGCAGATCAATCCGGGCGCCGAACTGCTCGATGCTGGCAACTCAAAAACAGGCGTAGCGGCGCTGTTTGATTGCGGCCTCTACAATCCCGCCACCAAATCCGCCGACGTGCGCCGCTGGCTCGGCGAGGAGGCGGCGCACGATCACGACCACCATCATCACGGCCATGATCATGGGCATGACCACGATCACGATCATGGCCACCGACACGATCAGCGCGTGCGCTCCTATTCGCTGGTCCATGATGGTCCGGTGCCGTTCTCAGCCATAGAAATGTTCCTCGACCTGTTGCGTTCGACGCATGGCGAGAAGCTGCTGCGCATGAAGGGCGTTATTGAATTGCAGGAAGATCGGTCACGTCCGCTGGTTATCCACGGCGTGCAGAAGATCCTGCATCCGCCGGCAAGGCTGCCGGCCTGGCCTGACGGCCAACGCGGCACACGGCTGGTGCTGATCACACTCGACATGCCGGAAGACTATGTGCGCCGGCTGTTTGCCGCCTTCACCAACCGGCCGTCGATCGACACGCCCGACCGCGCGGCGCTGGAAAACAATCCGCTGGCGATTTCCGGAAGATAG
- a CDS encoding sulfurtransferase TusA family protein — MDADTAIYDLKGLNCPLPVLKAKKRLAGMQPGSRLWLETTDPLAVIDIPAFCADSGHHLVETSAVSGGHRFLVERGETV, encoded by the coding sequence TTGGACGCGGATACCGCTATCTATGACCTCAAGGGCCTGAACTGCCCGCTTCCCGTGCTCAAGGCGAAAAAACGCCTGGCGGGTATGCAACCAGGCAGCCGGCTGTGGCTCGAAACCACCGACCCGCTGGCGGTCATCGACATCCCGGCATTCTGTGCTGACAGTGGCCATCATCTGGTCGAAACGTCAGCCGTTTCCGGTGGTCATCGCTTTCTGGTCGAACGCGGCGAGACTGTCTGA
- a CDS encoding D-alanyl-D-alanine carboxypeptidase family protein yields MRHRHFLKLFSAGAIMLSALAGPALANPVVVFDLKNGQILQHQDAFKRWYPASLSKLMTAYVTFRAIAAGEVQLDSPIKVTKRSAGEPPSKMGFKPGSVMRLDNALKMMLVKSANDIAMAVGENVGGSQAAFAERMNAEAARLGMNGTHFVNPNGLYSPDQYTTARDLSVLVMAIRREFPQYAPWFSIEGLAVGKKEIPNYNLLIGRYPGADGMKTGFVCPSGFNMIGSATRNGRTLVAVVLGEKSAVSRAEAAAKLLDQGFDTPAAGTATIATLAPYGDTVSPNDMHDEICKKKTKEEQSEAPPAEAPKDVPKSPYQEKLDHVPTLVAVGLGGATGPAPKAMLDQGGQDYADVPIPTWRPDLPAPTGAGPAVAGSAAQGDQPVKVAN; encoded by the coding sequence ATGCGGCACAGGCATTTCCTCAAACTATTCTCGGCTGGCGCAATCATGCTGTCGGCCCTGGCCGGGCCGGCGCTGGCCAATCCGGTGGTTGTCTTCGACTTGAAGAACGGCCAGATCCTGCAGCATCAGGATGCCTTCAAGCGCTGGTATCCGGCCTCGCTCAGCAAGCTGATGACCGCCTATGTGACCTTCCGGGCGATCGCGGCTGGCGAAGTCCAGCTCGATTCGCCGATCAAGGTGACGAAACGCTCGGCCGGCGAGCCGCCGAGCAAGATGGGTTTCAAGCCCGGCTCGGTGATGCGGCTCGACAATGCACTGAAGATGATGTTGGTCAAATCGGCCAATGACATCGCCATGGCGGTTGGCGAGAATGTCGGCGGCTCGCAAGCCGCCTTCGCCGAAAGGATGAATGCCGAGGCGGCCCGGCTCGGCATGAACGGCACCCATTTCGTCAACCCGAATGGGCTCTATTCGCCGGACCAATACACGACGGCGCGCGACCTGTCGGTTCTGGTGATGGCGATCCGCCGCGAGTTTCCGCAATATGCGCCATGGTTCTCGATCGAGGGCCTTGCGGTCGGCAAGAAGGAAATCCCGAACTACAATCTCCTGATCGGCCGTTATCCCGGCGCCGACGGTATGAAGACAGGCTTCGTCTGTCCCTCCGGTTTCAATATGATCGGCTCGGCGACCCGCAACGGGCGCACGCTGGTTGCGGTCGTGCTTGGCGAGAAGTCGGCGGTCAGCCGCGCCGAGGCTGCGGCAAAATTGCTCGACCAGGGCTTCGATACACCGGCCGCCGGCACCGCCACCATCGCAACGCTGGCGCCTTACGGCGACACGGTCTCGCCCAACGACATGCATGACGAGATCTGCAAGAAGAAGACGAAGGAGGAGCAGTCGGAAGCACCGCCGGCCGAGGCTCCCAAGGATGTGCCGAAGTCGCCCTATCAGGAAAAGCTCGACCATGTGCCGACGCTGGTTGCCGTCGGCCTCGGCGGCGCCACCGGGCCGGCGCCGAAGGCGATGCTCGACCAAGGTGGCCAGGACTATGCCGACGTCCCGATCCCGACCTGGCGGCCCGACCTACCGGCGCCTACCGGCGCCGGTCCGGCCGTTGCCGGCTCCGCCGCACAGGGCGATCAGCCGGTCAAGGTCGCGAACTAA
- a CDS encoding GlsB/YeaQ/YmgE family stress response membrane protein: MHLSNESIIVIVLVGLIAGWLAGKIVRGAGYGLIGDIIIGIIGAFIGDWLLPRLGIHLGSGTVSSIVNATIGAIVLLLIIRLVAGGGRFGGGWGRRGR, from the coding sequence ATGCATCTGTCGAATGAAAGCATCATTGTCATCGTGCTTGTCGGCCTTATCGCCGGATGGTTGGCCGGGAAGATCGTGCGAGGAGCCGGATATGGTCTGATAGGGGATATAATTATCGGGATCATCGGCGCGTTTATCGGTGACTGGCTGCTGCCCCGCCTGGGCATCCATCTTGGGAGCGGGACGGTCAGCTCAATAGTCAACGCAACCATCGGCGCGATTGTCCTTCTCCTCATTATCCGCTTGGTTGCTGGCGGGGGCCGCTTCGGTGGCGGATGGGGTCGTCGAGGGCGGTAG
- a CDS encoding M20 aminoacylase family protein, with protein MPILNRAAEMQDEIAGWRRHLHQTPELNFDVFKTAAFVTEKLKEFGCDDVVTGLGKTGVVGIIRGRQGEGATIGLRADMDALPLNEITGKPYASTVPGKMHACGHDGHTAMLLGAAKYLAETRNFAGSVAVIFQPAEEGGGGGNEMVKDGMMERFDIAKVFGMHNMPGLPVGQFAIRPGPIMAATAEFTITVKGRGGHAAMPHGTIDPIVITSQLVGALQTIASRSTDPVEAVVVSVTKFHAGDAYNIIPESAEIAGTVRTLRKEIAKKSEERIRTICDGLATAFGAKIEVDYQANYPVTFNHAEETVFASDIAANVAGDAQVHRGIQPVMGGEDFSYMLEARPGAFIFIGNGDTAGLHNPNYDFNDEAIPHGMSYWVKLAETALAA; from the coding sequence ATGCCAATCCTGAACCGCGCCGCTGAAATGCAGGACGAAATCGCCGGCTGGCGCCGGCATCTGCACCAGACACCGGAGCTGAACTTCGACGTCTTCAAGACGGCAGCTTTCGTCACCGAAAAGCTGAAAGAGTTCGGCTGCGACGACGTGGTCACCGGCCTCGGCAAGACCGGCGTCGTCGGCATCATCCGAGGCCGCCAGGGCGAAGGCGCCACCATCGGCCTGCGCGCCGACATGGATGCGCTGCCGCTCAACGAGATCACCGGCAAGCCCTATGCCTCGACCGTTCCCGGCAAGATGCACGCCTGCGGCCATGACGGCCACACGGCGATGCTGCTGGGTGCTGCGAAATATCTGGCCGAGACGCGCAATTTCGCCGGCTCGGTGGCGGTGATCTTCCAGCCGGCGGAGGAAGGCGGCGGCGGCGGCAACGAGATGGTCAAGGACGGAATGATGGAGCGCTTCGACATCGCAAAAGTGTTCGGCATGCACAACATGCCGGGCCTGCCTGTCGGACAGTTCGCCATCCGCCCGGGCCCGATCATGGCGGCGACGGCCGAATTCACCATCACCGTGAAAGGCAGGGGCGGCCATGCCGCGATGCCGCACGGCACGATCGACCCGATCGTCATCACCAGCCAATTGGTCGGCGCGCTGCAGACGATCGCCTCGCGCAGCACCGATCCGGTCGAGGCCGTAGTGGTGTCGGTGACCAAGTTCCACGCCGGCGATGCCTACAACATCATTCCCGAATCGGCCGAGATCGCCGGCACCGTGCGCACCTTGCGCAAGGAGATCGCCAAGAAATCCGAAGAGCGCATCCGCACCATCTGCGACGGCCTGGCGACCGCGTTCGGCGCCAAGATCGAGGTCGACTACCAGGCAAATTACCCCGTCACCTTCAACCATGCTGAAGAGACGGTGTTTGCCAGCGATATCGCCGCAAATGTCGCCGGCGACGCCCAGGTCCACCGCGGCATCCAGCCGGTGATGGGCGGGGAGGATTTCTCCTACATGCTGGAAGCCCGGCCCGGCGCCTTCATCTTCATCGGCAATGGCGACACCGCCGGCCTTCACAACCCGAACTATGACTTCAACGATGAGGCCATCCCGCACGGCATGAGCTACTGGGTGAAATTGGCGGAAACCGCGCTGGCCGCCTGA
- a CDS encoding murein L,D-transpeptidase family protein, which translates to MFAKLARTGVLAASIAIAGCNDSSMKDFAPEANKPLPDKILADMKAKGMIRTSSVMARIFKEEGKLEIWKAKTNGRYDMVASYDICKWSGKLGPKYTEGDRQAPEGFYTVRPAQMNPRSNYHLSFNIGFPNAYDKANGRTGQNLMVHGACSSSGCYSMTDAQIEQIYAFGRDAFQGGQTEFQVEAFPFRMTAANMARYRNDPNYEFWKMLKVGYDNFEVTKVPPKVDVCEKRYVFNQVAADGQTFDPTGACPATTQPDSLKSAYNAYQSTYDAAFNSALKASVPPPKPTIAGVKEASIVSDWSKRRARGERVPIDPPSLNSNGTVTETARMGRIDSPAGRKMAALDAEKAAKQKAEEQRLAAIEAAKQAKEAAKAQALAEKEAAKAQAVAAKEAAKAAKEAPVATATIAAPTEAAPETETQAASADESRVTKLKNKLLGMFGG; encoded by the coding sequence ATGTTTGCCAAGCTCGCCCGTACCGGAGTCCTCGCCGCCTCGATAGCCATTGCCGGCTGCAATGATTCGTCGATGAAGGACTTTGCCCCGGAAGCCAACAAGCCGCTGCCGGACAAGATCCTTGCCGACATGAAGGCCAAGGGCATGATCCGTACCTCCTCGGTGATGGCGCGCATCTTCAAGGAAGAGGGCAAGCTCGAGATCTGGAAGGCCAAGACCAACGGCCGCTACGACATGGTGGCGAGCTACGACATCTGCAAATGGTCGGGAAAGCTCGGACCGAAATACACCGAAGGCGACCGCCAGGCGCCCGAAGGGTTCTACACGGTCCGCCCGGCGCAGATGAATCCGCGCTCGAACTACCATCTGTCCTTCAACATCGGCTTTCCCAACGCCTATGATAAGGCCAACGGCCGCACCGGCCAGAACCTGATGGTGCACGGCGCCTGTTCGTCGTCAGGCTGCTATTCGATGACCGACGCGCAGATCGAGCAGATCTATGCCTTCGGCCGCGACGCCTTCCAGGGCGGGCAGACCGAATTCCAGGTCGAGGCCTTTCCGTTCCGCATGACCGCCGCCAACATGGCGCGCTATCGCAACGACCCGAATTATGAATTCTGGAAGATGCTGAAGGTCGGCTACGACAATTTCGAGGTCACCAAGGTGCCGCCAAAGGTGGACGTCTGCGAAAAGCGCTACGTCTTCAACCAGGTCGCCGCCGACGGCCAGACATTCGATCCGACCGGCGCTTGCCCGGCAACCACGCAGCCGGATTCGCTGAAGAGCGCCTACAACGCCTACCAGAGCACCTACGACGCGGCGTTCAACAGCGCGCTCAAGGCCAGCGTGCCGCCGCCCAAGCCGACCATCGCCGGCGTCAAGGAAGCCAGCATCGTCTCCGACTGGTCGAAGCGCCGGGCGCGCGGTGAGCGTGTGCCGATCGATCCGCCGTCGCTCAACTCCAATGGCACGGTAACCGAGACGGCGCGCATGGGCCGTATCGATTCGCCGGCCGGCCGCAAGATGGCTGCACTCGACGCCGAGAAAGCCGCCAAGCAGAAGGCCGAGGAGCAGCGGCTGGCCGCCATAGAGGCCGCCAAGCAAGCCAAGGAAGCCGCCAAGGCACAGGCGCTCGCCGAAAAAGAAGCGGCCAAGGCGCAAGCCGTGGCTGCAAAGGAAGCGGCCAAGGCCGCCAAGGAAGCCCCCGTCGCCACCGCCACCATCGCGGCCCCCACCGAGGCCGCGCCGGAAACCGAAACCCAAGCTGCAAGCGCCGATGAGAGTCGGGTGACGAAGCTGAAGAACAAGCTGCTCGGCATGTTCGGCGGCTGA
- a CDS encoding acyltransferase: protein MGGTSYRNGTLDGLRGIAAVSVIFYHSILLDPRLASVLNPAQNLEPVDIPAKLALSIFSGANAVLIFFVLSGLVLRVSADRLHDGIWMDSANFAIKRLCRLYPAIFFALAFCFLTSWVAISLGSTLPHFINATDLSKLTSNAIFLDAKVNGATWTLQTEVVAIPFLFAAFMVSRKLGLAGSLLCLCYGLYALWHPSLVFNLTPLRGPFVAFMAGVVIADPRLSRPFFLVGGAWLSATVLALVALKMFIPPAPLEGYVLNVLLCTVLVGGCYRSAGTTGIVGMLNTAPALYLGKISYSLYLLNVPIIWVFIGLRPALGLMSIGPLWGGIAVGILVTLCTIPVAHFSEAVIEQGSIWIGRQLSIKPRRRIEPAPAEMTLAAAPA from the coding sequence ATGGGTGGGACTTCTTACAGGAACGGTACGCTGGACGGTCTTCGCGGCATAGCTGCCGTGTCGGTCATCTTCTACCACTCCATTTTGCTTGATCCTCGACTGGCGAGTGTCCTAAACCCTGCGCAGAATTTAGAACCAGTTGATATCCCTGCGAAACTTGCCCTTTCCATCTTCAGCGGCGCCAACGCAGTTCTTATTTTCTTCGTCCTCAGCGGGTTGGTATTGCGCGTATCGGCGGATCGGCTTCACGACGGCATCTGGATGGACTCGGCCAACTTCGCCATCAAGAGACTTTGTCGGTTATATCCGGCCATCTTCTTCGCCTTGGCATTTTGTTTTCTCACGTCCTGGGTAGCTATTAGCCTAGGCAGCACGTTGCCACATTTCATCAACGCTACCGATTTGTCTAAGCTGACGAGCAATGCGATCTTCCTGGATGCCAAGGTCAATGGCGCAACCTGGACGTTGCAAACTGAGGTCGTTGCAATTCCCTTCCTGTTCGCCGCTTTCATGGTGAGCAGGAAACTGGGGCTCGCGGGCTCGCTCCTGTGTCTCTGCTATGGGCTCTATGCTCTGTGGCATCCGTCACTGGTGTTCAACCTGACACCCCTAAGGGGACCTTTCGTAGCGTTTATGGCCGGTGTTGTGATTGCTGACCCAAGGCTTTCTCGGCCTTTCTTCTTAGTCGGCGGCGCCTGGCTGTCGGCGACGGTCCTTGCGCTTGTTGCGTTGAAGATGTTTATCCCGCCGGCACCGCTCGAAGGCTACGTGCTGAATGTCCTCCTCTGCACGGTTCTGGTTGGCGGATGCTATCGATCCGCCGGCACGACAGGGATCGTGGGGATGCTGAATACCGCGCCAGCGCTATATCTGGGCAAGATCAGCTACAGCCTCTACCTGCTGAACGTTCCCATAATATGGGTGTTCATCGGATTGCGGCCTGCCTTGGGCCTGATGAGCATCGGCCCTTTATGGGGAGGGATCGCCGTAGGCATTCTCGTGACGCTTTGCACGATACCGGTGGCCCACTTCTCTGAAGCTGTGATCGAGCAGGGCAGCATCTGGATTGGACGGCAGCTTTCGATCAAGCCAAGACGTAGGATTGAGCCGGCACCCGCCGAAATGACATTGGCGGCTGCTCCTGCCTAA
- a CDS encoding helix-turn-helix transcriptional regulator, whose amino-acid sequence MSPEQCRAARGLANISQDDLAKAASVGLSTVRNFEAGRSTPVANNLAAMIKALEATGVIFIPENGGGAGVRLAKPGVSK is encoded by the coding sequence ATGAGTCCGGAACAATGTCGCGCCGCTCGCGGTCTAGCGAATATCTCTCAGGATGATCTGGCAAAGGCAGCCAGCGTAGGATTGTCCACCGTGCGCAATTTTGAAGCTGGGCGCTCCACACCGGTTGCAAATAACCTGGCGGCAATGATCAAGGCCTTGGAGGCCACCGGCGTCATCTTCATCCCCGAGAACGGTGGCGGTGCCGGTGTCAGGCTGGCAAAGCCAGGAGTCTCAAAATGA
- a CDS encoding acetyl-CoA carboxylase carboxyltransferase subunit alpha, whose translation MYNYLDFEKPVQDLELKILELKKLAENGEAVDVADEIARLEKRSHDALRELYKALTPWQKVQVARHSDRPHCVDYIKGLFSDFTPLAGDRNFGEDQAIVGGFARFRGEPIAIIGQEKGSDTTSRLKHNFGSVRPEGYRKAVRLMELADRFKIPLLTLVDTAGAYPGVSAEERGQAEAIARSTSACLGLKVPSISVVIGEGGSGGAIAIATANRVYMLEHAIYSVISPEGAASILWRDTTRLKDAATNMKITAQDLLQLKIIDAIIPEPMGGAQRGPETVIAATGDLIAKTMKEFAGANTDFREQRREKYLAMGRSL comes from the coding sequence ATGTACAACTACCTCGATTTCGAAAAGCCGGTGCAGGATCTTGAGCTCAAGATCCTCGAGCTGAAGAAGCTTGCCGAGAACGGCGAGGCAGTCGATGTCGCCGATGAGATCGCCAGACTCGAGAAGCGTTCCCATGACGCGCTGCGCGAACTCTACAAGGCGCTCACGCCATGGCAGAAGGTGCAGGTGGCGCGCCATTCAGACAGGCCGCACTGCGTCGACTACATCAAGGGCCTGTTCAGCGATTTCACGCCGCTCGCCGGCGACCGCAATTTCGGCGAGGACCAGGCGATCGTCGGCGGCTTTGCCCGCTTTCGCGGCGAGCCTATTGCGATCATCGGCCAGGAAAAGGGTTCGGACACGACGAGCCGCCTGAAACACAATTTCGGTTCCGTGCGCCCCGAAGGCTACCGCAAGGCGGTGCGTTTGATGGAGCTTGCCGACCGTTTCAAGATCCCGCTTCTGACCTTGGTCGACACCGCTGGCGCCTATCCCGGCGTCAGTGCGGAGGAACGTGGCCAGGCCGAAGCCATCGCGCGCTCGACCTCAGCTTGCCTTGGCCTGAAAGTGCCGTCGATCTCGGTGGTCATCGGCGAAGGCGGTTCGGGCGGCGCGATCGCCATCGCCACCGCCAACCGCGTCTACATGCTCGAACATGCCATCTATTCGGTGATTTCGCCTGAGGGAGCGGCCTCGATCCTGTGGCGAGACACCACCCGCTTGAAGGATGCGGCGACCAATATGAAGATCACCGCGCAGGACCTTCTGCAATTGAAGATCATCGACGCCATCATTCCCGAGCCGATGGGCGGCGCCCAGCGAGGCCCCGAAACGGTTATTGCCGCGACCGGCGACCTCATTGCCAAGACGATGAAGGAATTTGCCGGCGCCAACACCGACTTCCGCGAGCAGCGCCGCGAGAAATATCTGGCGATGGGCCGGAGCCTCTGA
- a CDS encoding class I SAM-dependent methyltransferase, whose protein sequence is MSTPYNFSQGDAPIELQTSFWNRWNADHRENQMNEISARQAEVILGWLEDIGRRNLDILDVGCGSGWFAPGLSRYGVVTATDLSDEVLNRAARRWPQANFIAGDFMALDLGISTFDVIVSLEVLPHVFDQKAFIQKLSTHLRPGGLLMLATQNRYVLEKYNSVSPPAPGQLRRWVYKQELANLLAPEFESLELFTVSPIARVGIMRWVNSRKLNAPIRAIFGSRVERMKERAGLGWTLMSLSKKAR, encoded by the coding sequence ATGTCGACGCCGTACAATTTTTCGCAAGGCGATGCGCCGATCGAGCTTCAGACATCGTTCTGGAACAGATGGAATGCCGACCATCGCGAGAACCAGATGAACGAAATTAGCGCTCGTCAGGCGGAAGTCATTTTGGGATGGCTTGAAGATATTGGTCGAAGAAATCTTGATATTCTTGACGTTGGCTGCGGCTCCGGGTGGTTTGCTCCAGGGCTAAGTCGATACGGTGTAGTGACGGCGACTGATCTTTCTGACGAAGTACTAAACCGCGCGGCGAGGCGTTGGCCTCAGGCGAATTTCATCGCAGGTGACTTCATGGCCCTTGATCTTGGCATTTCGACATTCGATGTAATCGTATCGCTTGAGGTTTTGCCGCATGTCTTCGATCAAAAAGCCTTCATCCAGAAACTCTCCACCCATCTGCGGCCCGGCGGCCTTCTGATGCTGGCGACGCAAAACCGCTATGTTCTCGAAAAGTATAATTCTGTCTCTCCGCCTGCCCCTGGTCAGCTACGTCGCTGGGTATACAAGCAAGAACTGGCCAATTTGCTCGCGCCTGAATTTGAGTCATTGGAATTGTTCACAGTTTCACCGATTGCGCGAGTAGGGATCATGCGATGGGTAAACTCCCGGAAGCTTAATGCTCCGATACGCGCAATTTTCGGCAGCCGCGTTGAAAGAATGAAGGAGCGCGCGGGACTTGGATGGACACTGATGTCCCTCTCGAAAAAGGCGCGCTAG
- a CDS encoding SOS response-associated peptidase yields MCGRYTRYLTWSEIHRLYRLTAPAETGRNDEPRYNIAPTQDVPFITAGEDGNHRLREGRWWLVPFWAKEMPKAAMFNARIEGVDTAPAFRDAFKSKRCLIPADGFYEWTISPADGKKDPWHIYLPGHAPFSFAGLWAHNSNLDITSCTIITEPAANPMNNLHDRQPLILDPAYYDAWLDPATPKDYLKDILSHDIDGQLQFNRVGRDVNSAAINKQPNDHPALVGPINPL; encoded by the coding sequence ATGTGCGGCCGTTACACCCGATATCTGACATGGTCGGAGATCCACCGGCTCTACCGCCTGACGGCGCCGGCGGAGACCGGCCGCAACGACGAGCCGCGCTACAACATCGCGCCGACACAGGACGTGCCTTTCATCACCGCCGGCGAGGACGGCAATCACCGCTTGCGTGAGGGTCGCTGGTGGCTCGTTCCGTTTTGGGCAAAGGAGATGCCCAAGGCGGCCATGTTCAACGCCAGGATCGAAGGCGTCGACACGGCACCTGCGTTTCGCGACGCCTTCAAATCGAAGCGCTGCCTTATCCCGGCTGACGGGTTCTACGAGTGGACAATCTCACCCGCCGACGGCAAGAAAGACCCTTGGCACATCTATCTGCCCGGCCACGCGCCTTTTTCGTTTGCAGGCCTCTGGGCGCACAACTCAAACCTCGACATCACGAGTTGCACAATAATCACCGAGCCGGCCGCCAATCCGATGAACAACCTACACGATCGGCAGCCCCTAATTCTCGACCCGGCCTATTATGACGCTTGGCTCGACCCGGCCACGCCGAAGGACTACCTGAAGGACATTCTCAGCCACGATATCGACGGGCAGCTTCAATTCAACCGTGTCGGACGCGATGTAAACTCGGCCGCCATCAACAAGCAGCCGAATGACCACCCTGCCTTGGTCGGCCCGATCAATCCGCTATGA
- a CDS encoding DUF768 domain-containing protein has protein sequence MSTRGTDFLYKWIGANVPKTAGADIISVAELTQKLFADARAIGISSTEIEEDTGSVYEAILDAIVHYDPGLPE, from the coding sequence ATGAGCACACGCGGCACAGATTTCCTTTACAAGTGGATTGGCGCCAACGTCCCCAAGACGGCCGGGGCTGACATCATCTCCGTTGCCGAATTGACCCAGAAGCTTTTCGCCGACGCCAGGGCGATCGGTATCTCCAGCACAGAGATCGAGGAGGACACCGGCAGCGTCTATGAAGCAATCCTCGATGCCATCGTTCACTACGACCCGGGTTTGCCCGAGTAG
- a CDS encoding DUF768 domain-containing protein, translated as MSKRGTDFLYKWISANAPETVGADVLSVAELTQKLFADAKAIGISSTEIEEDTGSVYETILDAIVHYEPGLPE; from the coding sequence ATGAGCAAGCGCGGCACAGATTTCTTGTACAAATGGATTTCGGCCAATGCTCCCGAGACTGTCGGCGCCGACGTGCTATCGGTTGCCGAATTGACGCAGAAGTTATTCGCCGATGCCAAGGCAATAGGCATCAGCAGCACCGAGATCGAGGAAGACACTGGCAGTGTTTATGAAACGATCCTAGACGCGATTGTGCATTACGAGCCGGGCTTGCCCGAATAG